The Desulfosoma sp. genome window below encodes:
- a CDS encoding thiamine pyrophosphate-dependent enzyme, protein MPSLLNPSRPPVFCPGCSHERSLHALDKAFQELNLKPHEVVIVSDIGCSGLFDVFFGTHAFHGLHGRALTYAAGIKLAQPRAMVVVVMGDGGLGIGGAHVLASCRRNLDLTLLVLNNFNFGMTGGQYSCTTPQEARVASAFLNNLERPFDLCRTVAAAGAPFVVRRSVYSDDLSKKLSEALRYPGFAVVDIWGLCPGRYLKTNPLSPKDVDAMVEKAGFWNGMVTDNERPEYGSAYAKHLGDREATWNWTGIEAHLRANLRARHGTIFLGAAGERVLSAAHLWAMTAVRAGLHVTQKSDYNITVMRGPSIAEVLLSAAPIDYPGIEEPDVVVALAREGVERMPDMWARLTERTLVIQGEDVPVPDHAARKIVVDFKKMGISRKNRAMASLGLLARLSGIFSIEALVQAAEATLTLSQRDASVLLLRQGFEFRATFEESV, encoded by the coding sequence GTGCCGAGTCTTCTTAATCCGTCGCGTCCTCCGGTCTTTTGTCCCGGCTGTTCCCATGAACGAAGCCTTCATGCCCTAGACAAAGCTTTTCAGGAACTGAATCTCAAGCCTCATGAAGTGGTGATCGTTAGCGATATCGGCTGCTCTGGGCTATTTGATGTTTTTTTCGGCACCCATGCTTTTCACGGACTGCACGGCCGAGCGCTCACCTATGCTGCCGGCATCAAGCTGGCTCAGCCGCGAGCCATGGTGGTGGTGGTCATGGGGGACGGAGGTCTTGGAATCGGGGGGGCTCACGTGCTGGCCTCCTGTCGTCGGAATTTGGATCTGACTCTGCTTGTTTTGAACAATTTCAACTTCGGCATGACAGGTGGACAATATTCCTGCACCACGCCTCAGGAAGCGCGAGTCGCCTCGGCCTTTCTCAATAACCTCGAACGTCCCTTCGACCTGTGTCGCACGGTGGCTGCGGCGGGAGCCCCTTTTGTCGTCCGCCGTTCCGTGTACAGTGACGATCTTTCCAAGAAACTCTCGGAAGCTTTGCGGTACCCCGGATTTGCCGTCGTGGACATCTGGGGCCTCTGCCCAGGCCGATACCTGAAAACCAATCCACTATCCCCCAAGGATGTGGATGCCATGGTGGAAAAAGCGGGGTTTTGGAACGGTATGGTGACCGACAATGAAAGGCCGGAATACGGATCCGCTTACGCGAAACACCTAGGAGACAGGGAAGCCACATGGAATTGGACGGGCATCGAAGCGCACCTTCGAGCGAACCTTCGCGCACGGCACGGCACCATTTTTTTGGGAGCCGCCGGAGAACGCGTGCTTTCCGCAGCCCATCTGTGGGCCATGACGGCTGTTCGCGCCGGTCTTCACGTCACCCAAAAAAGCGATTACAACATCACGGTCATGAGAGGGCCTTCCATTGCAGAGGTGCTTTTGTCCGCCGCTCCTATCGATTATCCGGGCATTGAAGAACCCGACGTGGTGGTGGCTCTGGCCCGAGAAGGTGTGGAGCGCATGCCTGACATGTGGGCCCGTCTGACGGAACGGACTCTGGTCATCCAAGGGGAGGATGTTCCCGTGCCGGACCATGCAGCCCGAAAGATTGTTGTTGATTTTAAAAAGATGGGGATTTCAAGAAAAAATCGAGCCATGGCTTCCCTGGGATTACTGGCCCGTTTATCGGGAATTTTCTCCATCGAAGCCCTGGTTCAGGCGGCGGAGGCCACTTTGACTTTGTCCCAGCGGGATGCCTCGGTGCTTTTACTTCGCCAAGGTTTCGAATTCCGGGCAACCTTCGAGGAGTCTGTATGA
- a CDS encoding TolC family protein, translating into MHQGNVLAKLFKYLFIIVGVCLFSSSGAVALTLEDALKQALATHPQVKAAEQDLQARKALERSSLSPYAPSLDLTGSTSQVSRGGSEDRRDQSSLGAEYILFDGGSRFSERSAAKIQLAQAEEALRAAQLNVIRDVSEAFFLVLARTRIVAERALQVEDARKDLEIAEGRYRLGVAMKSDVLQASVRYEESLFEKNSAEGDLSTARATLWSLVGRPLDAAEEAVGGLQYLGTLKEREELLALTEKLRPEVRLAQLAVALAKSQEQKTFSPFWPQLKAEASYISNDGTGLYAQVDDEKRVGFTASWNLFRLDKYYNRKAASAQLRAAQDRLSEALREGLLECHSRYDRALTSRRNVDLARSVLVQAEHNYRQALGEYRVGKGDVLSLVRAESALGAARVRLQEALGQWNVSLVNLQRAVGLERLDELMKAE; encoded by the coding sequence ATGCATCAGGGAAATGTTTTAGCTAAGCTATTTAAATACTTATTTATCATCGTTGGGGTGTGTTTGTTTTCAAGTTCCGGCGCCGTGGCCTTGACCCTGGAAGATGCCCTGAAGCAAGCCTTGGCGACACACCCTCAAGTCAAAGCCGCCGAACAGGATCTGCAGGCCAGAAAAGCCCTGGAACGTTCCAGCCTTTCTCCCTACGCCCCATCGTTGGATCTTACGGGGTCGACGTCTCAGGTTTCCAGGGGAGGTTCGGAGGATCGTCGAGATCAATCGTCGCTGGGAGCGGAATACATCCTTTTTGACGGAGGGAGTCGGTTTTCGGAACGATCCGCAGCCAAGATTCAGTTGGCTCAAGCGGAAGAAGCCCTGCGTGCCGCTCAATTAAATGTCATTCGAGACGTCTCGGAAGCCTTTTTTCTCGTGCTGGCAAGGACACGTATTGTGGCAGAACGGGCGTTACAAGTGGAAGACGCCCGCAAGGACTTGGAAATCGCCGAAGGACGGTATCGTTTGGGTGTTGCCATGAAATCCGATGTTCTGCAGGCTTCGGTGCGGTATGAAGAATCCCTTTTTGAAAAAAACAGCGCTGAAGGGGACTTGTCGACAGCACGCGCCACCTTGTGGTCTCTAGTGGGTCGACCTTTGGATGCCGCGGAAGAAGCGGTGGGCGGACTGCAGTATCTCGGGACGTTGAAGGAACGCGAAGAGCTTTTGGCTCTTACGGAAAAACTGCGCCCCGAAGTGCGTCTGGCGCAACTGGCCGTGGCTTTGGCCAAATCGCAGGAACAGAAAACCTTTTCTCCTTTCTGGCCTCAACTAAAAGCCGAGGCGAGCTATATCAGCAACGACGGCACGGGCCTTTACGCTCAGGTGGACGACGAGAAACGTGTGGGATTCACGGCTTCGTGGAACCTTTTTCGCCTGGACAAGTACTACAACCGAAAAGCCGCCTCGGCCCAACTCAGAGCAGCTCAGGACCGCCTTTCCGAGGCGTTGCGTGAAGGGCTTCTGGAATGCCACAGCCGCTATGATCGAGCACTTACGTCTCGGCGTAACGTGGATTTGGCCCGATCGGTGCTCGTGCAAGCCGAACACAATTATCGTCAGGCTTTGGGGGAATACCGGGTCGGTAAGGGGGATGTGTTGTCCCTGGTACGGGCTGAAAGTGCTTTAGGGGCGGCTCGAGTCCGGCTTCAGGAAGCTTTGGGCCAATGGAACGTGAGCTTGGTGAATTTACAGCGGGCCGTGGGTTTGGAACGATTGGATGAGCTCATGAAAGCGGAGTGA
- a CDS encoding efflux RND transporter periplasmic adaptor subunit: MKKGIVVLVILGLVAAGVLGYRKWKAPSAVQVLETTAVERATIREILVATGMIKSRVGALIKVGSRATGLIEEMRVRVGDRVHKGDLIARIDDREIQKTLALDRASLEAARNTLKEVQTVYPQRIREAEARFRLAEINLRREKALIQEDYTTRDAVDRAQSEHDAARAVLERLRREWETQLAVAEAKLKEAEAKLKQDEIRLSYTRIYAPIDGVVTEVAAQQGETIVTGLQTANLVVIMDPTQLEMQIYVDETDIGRVRLNQMVEYSVDTYPDRTFFGTITDIYHQPVIRENIVYYLAIVKISPEDAAVLRPEMTTYCRIVLSEKTNALSVPNSAIKFEAGRQVVYVLVEGQETPQKVPVGVGIRGENRTEIVSGLSEGQLVATKIILPQAQGGHGAGPGSGSGAGAGRH, encoded by the coding sequence GTGAAAAAAGGGATTGTGGTTTTGGTCATCCTTGGGCTCGTGGCGGCGGGTGTTTTGGGATATCGAAAATGGAAGGCGCCGTCGGCGGTGCAGGTTCTGGAAACGACTGCGGTGGAAAGGGCTACCATTCGTGAGATATTGGTGGCTACAGGGATGATCAAATCGCGAGTCGGCGCTCTTATCAAGGTGGGATCTCGAGCCACGGGCCTCATTGAAGAAATGCGTGTGCGGGTCGGGGATAGAGTCCACAAGGGTGACCTCATTGCACGCATCGACGATCGGGAAATCCAAAAAACCTTGGCCCTCGATCGTGCTTCTCTGGAGGCGGCTCGAAATACCTTAAAAGAAGTGCAGACCGTGTACCCGCAAAGGATTCGAGAGGCGGAGGCTCGGTTTCGTCTGGCTGAGATCAATCTGCGTCGTGAAAAAGCCTTGATTCAAGAGGACTATACGACACGTGACGCGGTGGATCGAGCCCAGTCGGAACACGATGCGGCCCGAGCCGTGCTGGAAAGATTACGTCGAGAATGGGAAACCCAGCTGGCTGTTGCCGAAGCGAAACTGAAAGAGGCCGAAGCGAAACTGAAACAGGATGAGATTCGTCTGAGCTACACGCGGATCTATGCTCCCATTGACGGAGTTGTGACGGAAGTGGCGGCCCAGCAAGGGGAAACCATCGTCACAGGGTTGCAGACGGCCAACCTGGTGGTCATTATGGATCCCACACAATTGGAAATGCAGATCTACGTGGATGAAACGGATATCGGGCGCGTCCGTTTGAATCAGATGGTGGAATATTCCGTAGACACTTACCCGGATCGCACATTTTTTGGGACGATCACGGATATTTACCATCAGCCCGTGATTCGAGAAAATATTGTCTATTACCTTGCTATCGTCAAAATCAGCCCGGAAGACGCCGCCGTCTTGAGGCCCGAAATGACCACCTATTGCCGTATTGTGCTTAGCGAAAAAACCAATGCTTTGTCTGTGCCAAACTCGGCCATCAAGTTTGAAGCCGGCCGCCAGGTGGTCTACGTCCTTGTCGAAGGTCAAGAAACCCCGCAAAAGGTCCCGGTCGGCGTCGGGATACGCGGGGAAAACCGGACCGAAATTGTTTCGGGTTTGAGCGAAGGACAGCTCGTCGCTACCAAAATAATTCTGCCTCAGGCTCAAGGCGGCCACGGTGCCGGGCCAGGCTCCGGCTCCGGTGCAGGTGCCGGAAGACACTAG
- a CDS encoding ABC transporter ATP-binding protein has translation MSLCQLENVRKSYLMGDVRVDVLRGVSLTIEPGELTAIMGPSGSGKTTLMNILGCLDVPTEGRYVLSGKDVTHMSDDELSRMRSEHIGFIFQSFHLLPYATALENVLLPTLYLDRKLDGRRQRAMELLSLVGLQDRAQFKPNQLSGGQQQRVAIARALMNSPRLLLADEPTGALDSATAKDIMELLVHLNTQGTTIVVVTHDPEVASYTRRILRMRDGLIVEDSARGPS, from the coding sequence ATGAGCCTGTGTCAGCTTGAAAATGTTCGAAAAAGCTACCTGATGGGCGATGTCCGCGTGGATGTTCTTCGTGGAGTGAGCTTGACCATCGAACCCGGGGAGTTGACCGCTATCATGGGACCGTCAGGATCGGGTAAGACCACTCTCATGAATATCTTAGGCTGCTTGGATGTGCCTACCGAAGGCCGTTACGTCCTTTCCGGAAAAGATGTGACACACATGAGTGACGATGAATTGTCACGGATGCGCAGTGAACATATTGGCTTCATTTTTCAGAGCTTTCATCTTCTGCCCTATGCCACGGCCTTGGAAAATGTTCTTTTGCCCACACTCTACCTGGATCGTAAGTTGGACGGCCGGCGTCAACGGGCTATGGAACTGCTTTCCCTGGTGGGTTTACAGGATCGTGCCCAATTCAAACCCAATCAACTGTCCGGAGGCCAGCAACAAAGGGTAGCCATCGCTCGAGCCCTCATGAACTCCCCGCGGCTGCTTCTGGCGGACGAGCCGACGGGAGCCCTGGATTCGGCCACGGCCAAAGACATTATGGAACTTCTTGTGCACCTGAACACTCAAGGAACCACCATCGTGGTGGTCACCCATGACCCGGAAGTGGCTTCGTATACTCGAAGAATACTTCGCATGCGAGACGGCCTCATAGTGGAAGACAGTGCTCGAGGCCCTTCTTGA
- a CDS encoding ABC transporter permease: MKRFWLQCVDAWRAVRAYRLRAVFCSLSVALGVGAITIIVAATEGAYKRAYDMVDRFGPDALLLFGESEEARATGRRERTITLEDVEALRQAFPTAYLVVPMSSRGDVIVSYLNRKHQTRLVGTTSGYSLSWSWPVTEGRDLTEQDVKGMRNVALIGRTIVQELFPDEDPIGKSIFVRHLAVQVIGVLEERGSTGPGHNLDDRIVMPITTLMKKVINEKDRVQAVRMRFVNPKRMEHFEAEVRQFMRKRHQLQEGQPDDFRIVSPREIVKFLVALTGSLVIFIGITGLLSLVVAGFVLANLFLLSVSERIPEIGIRRSVGARRRDILFQFLSEAVTLTLLGGLLGFGIGVLGGPLLKTVADFPMYFSWKAFAVGMIMATLVGVIFGLQPARKAAAVPPIEAVRKGS, translated from the coding sequence ATGAAGCGGTTCTGGCTTCAATGTGTCGATGCATGGCGGGCCGTGCGAGCCTATCGGCTTCGAGCGGTGTTCTGTTCTTTGAGTGTGGCTTTAGGTGTGGGAGCCATCACCATCATTGTGGCGGCCACGGAAGGTGCTTACAAAAGGGCTTACGATATGGTGGATCGGTTCGGTCCCGACGCTTTGCTCCTTTTTGGAGAAAGCGAGGAGGCGCGGGCCACTGGAAGAAGGGAACGCACGATCACCTTGGAAGATGTCGAAGCGTTGCGACAAGCTTTTCCCACGGCGTATCTGGTGGTACCCATGAGTTCTCGAGGCGATGTGATCGTCTCATATCTTAATCGAAAGCATCAGACACGTCTTGTAGGCACGACGTCAGGCTATAGTCTCAGCTGGTCGTGGCCTGTGACCGAGGGTCGGGACCTGACCGAGCAGGATGTCAAAGGCATGCGTAATGTGGCTTTGATCGGGAGAACCATTGTTCAGGAATTGTTCCCCGACGAGGACCCCATTGGGAAGTCCATTTTCGTTCGCCATTTGGCCGTGCAAGTGATCGGGGTTTTGGAAGAAAGGGGATCCACGGGGCCAGGACACAATCTAGACGACCGTATCGTCATGCCTATCACCACCTTGATGAAGAAAGTCATTAACGAAAAGGATCGGGTCCAGGCTGTGCGCATGAGATTTGTGAATCCAAAACGGATGGAGCATTTTGAAGCCGAAGTGCGTCAATTCATGAGAAAACGGCATCAGTTGCAAGAAGGTCAGCCGGACGATTTTCGCATCGTCTCTCCTAGGGAAATCGTCAAATTCCTTGTGGCTCTCACGGGATCTTTGGTTATCTTCATTGGAATCACGGGTCTTTTGTCCCTTGTGGTGGCGGGGTTTGTCCTTGCCAACCTTTTCTTGCTTTCGGTCAGTGAAAGGATTCCTGAGATCGGTATTCGACGTTCCGTGGGGGCGAGACGCCGGGATATTCTCTTTCAATTTCTTTCCGAAGCCGTCACCTTGACGCTGTTAGGCGGCCTTTTAGGCTTTGGCATCGGCGTGCTTGGCGGCCCTTTGTTGAAAACTGTTGCCGATTTTCCTATGTATTTTTCCTGGAAGGCTTTTGCCGTGGGCATGATCATGGCCACCTTGGTGGGTGTGATTTTCGGCCTACAGCCGGCTCGAAAGGCAGCCGCGGTGCCTCCTATCGAGGCGGTCCGTAAGGGATCATGA
- a CDS encoding ABC transporter permease, whose protein sequence is MNFRRIALNLQIARRSLANFKLRTVLAVLGVFLGTFSLVTVSSLSQSMNLKTRQETAALGENLLIVQSGTVRTFGMRTRLISQANTLTREDAEAILNGTQWVEAVSPSSSKAFVVRADSKVLKDVLITGVTPNYPTVRHFYPRLGRFVSDEDEKSSAKVVVLGHKVASKLFPDENPLGRIVLIRRVPCQVIGVMEEKGADISGFDQDNQIFMPLKTFLHRFVNKTFISTIYVRVLREEMLSATKKEIEDLLRVRHKISFGKRDDFTVVDMRDVMALKSEAMTMITLLGRIAAVVSFSIGGMGILSIMILIVNERRLEIGLRRAVGARRRDIAVQFLTESSTIALLGGFFGILLGVLCSTLLFTWLHYPVATSWMGLVGSFVASVAVGIGAGIYPSRKALAIQPVDVIRSEAR, encoded by the coding sequence ATGAATTTTCGCCGTATTGCCCTTAACCTTCAGATAGCCCGCCGTTCTTTGGCCAATTTCAAGCTCCGCACCGTTCTGGCGGTTCTCGGTGTTTTTCTGGGCACTTTCTCCCTGGTGACGGTTTCCAGCCTTTCCCAGTCCATGAACCTCAAAACCCGTCAGGAAACCGCGGCTCTCGGAGAAAATCTTCTTATCGTGCAAAGCGGAACCGTGCGAACCTTTGGTATGCGCACGCGCCTCATTTCTCAGGCGAACACATTGACCCGGGAAGATGCGGAGGCCATTTTGAACGGGACGCAGTGGGTCGAAGCCGTGAGTCCTTCTTCGAGCAAGGCTTTCGTGGTGCGTGCCGACTCGAAAGTCCTCAAGGATGTCTTAATCACGGGGGTGACCCCGAACTATCCCACGGTTCGTCACTTCTACCCACGTCTCGGCCGGTTCGTTTCAGATGAGGATGAAAAATCCTCGGCCAAGGTGGTGGTGCTAGGGCATAAGGTGGCTTCCAAACTTTTTCCTGATGAAAACCCATTGGGCCGTATCGTTCTGATCCGCCGTGTGCCATGTCAGGTCATTGGCGTCATGGAAGAAAAAGGGGCCGACATATCGGGATTTGATCAAGACAACCAGATCTTTATGCCGCTCAAGACCTTCTTGCATCGCTTCGTCAACAAGACTTTCATCTCCACCATCTATGTGCGTGTGCTTCGAGAAGAAATGTTATCTGCAACCAAAAAGGAAATCGAAGATCTTTTGCGTGTGCGGCACAAGATCAGTTTCGGCAAGCGAGATGATTTCACCGTGGTGGACATGCGGGACGTGATGGCGCTCAAGAGTGAGGCCATGACCATGATTACTCTGTTGGGACGTATCGCCGCCGTGGTTTCCTTTAGCATTGGTGGCATGGGAATCCTTTCCATCATGATTCTCATTGTGAACGAACGTCGTTTGGAAATCGGGCTGCGTCGAGCCGTCGGGGCGAGACGCCGGGATATCGCCGTGCAGTTTCTGACCGAATCCTCGACCATCGCGCTTCTGGGCGGATTTTTCGGCATTCTTCTTGGTGTCCTTTGCAGCACTCTCCTCTTCACATGGTTGCATTACCCCGTGGCTACATCCTGGATGGGACTGGTAGGATCTTTTGTGGCCTCAGTAGCTGTAGGGATTGGGGCCGGCATTTATCCATCACGAAAAGCCTTAGCGATTCAGCCGGTGGATGTCATTCGATCTGAAGCGCGCTAG
- a CDS encoding formylglycine-generating enzyme family protein: protein MKKLLTLALLIIFCSVTAWRFWPGFSAPLEGFVQKMLSAWSPVKKAVLQGTSTAFSGKRETTVSSNGEGRLWVEPVTGMTFIWIPEGCFRMGSEESEQGRDRDEGPTHEVCLDGFWIGQREVTREEFRRFVEASGYVTDAEREGYSWVYTGSWEKRGGYSWRRPGFYQDDSHPVVHVSLQDALAMAKWLEEKAQVTFGLPTEAQWEYACRSGRMEARFWGEDSHAACSYANVADRTAAEDFPSWDVHGCSDGFVFTAPAASYQPNAFGLYDMLGNVWEWCMDGYDPNAYRKHGTKNPAVMDSNVTARVIRGGSWHSRPEHVRCAKRDALSRPDRRSQDLGFRLIRQ, encoded by the coding sequence ATGAAAAAACTTCTGACTCTTGCCCTTTTGATCATTTTCTGCAGTGTAACGGCATGGCGATTTTGGCCGGGATTCTCTGCTCCCCTGGAGGGTTTTGTCCAAAAGATGCTTTCGGCATGGTCCCCGGTGAAAAAAGCCGTCCTGCAAGGGACTTCCACGGCCTTTTCAGGAAAAAGGGAAACAACGGTCTCATCCAATGGAGAAGGCCGTCTCTGGGTGGAACCTGTGACGGGCATGACCTTTATTTGGATTCCTGAGGGATGTTTCCGCATGGGTAGTGAGGAATCGGAACAGGGAAGGGACCGGGATGAAGGACCGACTCATGAAGTTTGTTTGGACGGTTTTTGGATCGGCCAAAGGGAAGTGACTCGAGAAGAATTTCGTCGTTTCGTGGAGGCTTCGGGATACGTGACCGATGCCGAAAGGGAAGGTTATTCGTGGGTCTATACGGGCTCGTGGGAAAAGAGGGGCGGGTATTCCTGGAGACGCCCGGGGTTTTATCAGGATGATTCGCACCCGGTGGTCCATGTTTCTCTCCAGGACGCCTTGGCCATGGCCAAATGGCTGGAAGAAAAGGCGCAGGTTACTTTTGGATTGCCGACGGAAGCGCAGTGGGAATACGCCTGTCGATCCGGCCGTATGGAGGCCAGGTTTTGGGGAGAAGACTCTCATGCGGCCTGCTCCTACGCCAATGTGGCTGACAGGACGGCGGCTGAGGATTTTCCGTCCTGGGACGTGCATGGGTGTTCTGACGGTTTCGTGTTCACAGCACCGGCCGCCTCTTATCAACCCAATGCTTTTGGCTTGTACGATATGCTGGGAAATGTTTGGGAATGGTGTATGGACGGTTATGATCCAAACGCGTACCGAAAGCATGGGACGAAAAATCCGGCCGTGATGGATTCCAATGTGACGGCTCGCGTGATTCGGGGCGGCAGCTGGCACAGTCGGCCTGAGCATGTGCGCTGTGCCAAGCGCGATGCTCTCAGCCGCCCTGATCGTCGAAGTCAGGATCTGGGTTTTCGCCTCATTCGACAGTGA
- a CDS encoding M48 family metalloprotease codes for MPIRVGLKLFPWVLALLMVGCAVNPVTQQSQFSLMSPQQEMAMGQELYPLYTQMSYGLFQDPVLQDYVQTVGKRLAIVSHRPNMPYEFNVVNGSEMNAYALPGGKISITRGMVAKLQNEAQLAAVLGHEIGHVSAMHHATFYTRQTVAGLVTGIGSTMLQAAGVAGSDLISQAGLLAANLVLMKYSRDQERQADELGMEYMVRAQYNPAGYVQTMAMLQEEGKRQPSLLESFFSSHPLTSERIMAANQRLEQYGPSLRTPEALRQTSFQEHTQYLRSVAPAYALMDEAKETLSRGNASRAVSLLSRATNEAPKEALIWVSRAVAEKTAGNTRAAVSSARRSVELYPNLYHARYVAGVVLFHDQNYQESLQHLSEADKIVPNQPSVLFYMGRNWEAMGHRDRAARAYYTVLKKVKKGPMAQYCYQRLVAWGYLR; via the coding sequence GTGCCGATCCGGGTGGGTCTAAAACTTTTTCCGTGGGTGCTTGCCTTGCTCATGGTGGGATGTGCTGTCAACCCTGTCACGCAACAGAGCCAATTTTCGCTCATGAGCCCTCAGCAGGAAATGGCCATGGGCCAAGAGCTTTACCCTCTCTACACCCAAATGTCTTACGGCTTGTTTCAAGATCCCGTGCTGCAAGATTACGTGCAAACCGTTGGAAAACGCTTGGCGATCGTCAGTCATCGACCGAACATGCCGTATGAATTCAACGTGGTGAACGGATCCGAAATGAACGCCTATGCCCTGCCGGGCGGAAAGATCTCCATCACTCGAGGCATGGTGGCCAAATTGCAAAACGAAGCGCAACTGGCCGCCGTTTTGGGTCATGAAATCGGCCATGTGTCCGCTATGCATCATGCCACATTTTACACGCGCCAGACGGTCGCGGGTCTTGTAACGGGTATAGGGTCAACGATGTTACAAGCAGCCGGGGTGGCCGGAAGTGATTTGATTTCCCAAGCGGGTCTTTTAGCGGCCAATTTGGTTCTTATGAAATACAGCCGGGATCAGGAGCGCCAGGCGGACGAACTGGGCATGGAATACATGGTGCGAGCTCAATACAACCCTGCAGGCTATGTGCAGACCATGGCCATGCTCCAGGAAGAGGGAAAGAGACAGCCGTCGCTTCTGGAAAGTTTTTTTTCCAGCCATCCTTTGACATCGGAACGTATCATGGCTGCCAACCAAAGGCTGGAACAGTATGGTCCGAGTCTGCGAACTCCGGAAGCGCTGCGGCAAACCTCCTTTCAGGAACACACCCAGTACCTGCGAAGCGTGGCTCCGGCCTATGCCCTCATGGATGAAGCCAAAGAAACCTTGAGTCGAGGCAATGCATCTCGAGCCGTCTCTCTTCTCAGCCGTGCGACCAATGAGGCCCCCAAGGAAGCCCTTATTTGGGTGTCCCGTGCGGTGGCTGAAAAAACGGCGGGAAACACCCGAGCAGCCGTGAGCTCCGCCCGTCGATCCGTCGAGCTGTATCCCAATCTGTACCATGCTCGGTACGTGGCCGGAGTCGTTCTTTTTCATGATCAGAATTACCAGGAAAGTTTGCAGCACCTGAGTGAGGCCGATAAGATTGTTCCCAACCAGCCCTCGGTTCTTTTCTATATGGGAAGAAACTGGGAAGCCATGGGCCATAGGGATCGAGCGGCCCGCGCGTACTACACGGTCCTCAAAAAAGTGAAAAAAGGGCCCATGGCCCAATACTGCTACCAACGGCTGGTGGCTTGGGGGTATTTGCGCTAG
- a CDS encoding aminotransferase class V-fold PLP-dependent enzyme yields the protein MMPTNPDLFPVKKEGVFLAHCAISPLPQPAFEALTRVSVAQMHRGGFGLAPYRNIGEELRKAAAELLRTSPDNVAFVKNTSEAMGMIAHGYPFREGDEILSYIHEYPANHYPWRLQERRGVRLVLLPNRPTALRPTRSLPCGWSMEDVVRLTTPRTRLIAISHVQFTSGYAADLDELGTYCHERGIDLVVDAAQSLGSLVIDPAQCHISALAASGWKWLFGPTGTGLFYTSPEFRQKLGDVLVGAEAMVQGDDYLNHTWQPHTTARRFEYSTSPTILAAALAASLQSAILPVGIETIQKEIFRLQDRILQSLDAERYTPLVFHQRHRSAILSLICHRSPEEIMKEAALRGVFVSARSGYLRLAPHWCTSDEEIDQAMAVLNSL from the coding sequence ATGATGCCGACAAACCCTGACCTTTTTCCCGTCAAGAAGGAAGGTGTCTTTCTCGCCCATTGCGCTATTTCTCCTCTACCTCAGCCGGCTTTCGAGGCCCTGACCCGTGTTTCCGTCGCCCAGATGCATCGGGGCGGATTCGGCCTGGCACCGTATCGAAACATTGGGGAGGAGCTGCGGAAAGCTGCCGCAGAACTTCTGCGCACAAGCCCTGACAATGTGGCCTTTGTGAAAAACACTTCAGAAGCCATGGGGATGATCGCCCACGGCTACCCCTTTCGAGAAGGAGATGAAATTCTCAGCTACATTCATGAATACCCGGCAAACCATTACCCTTGGCGTTTGCAGGAAAGAAGAGGCGTTCGACTGGTGCTCCTGCCCAACCGGCCCACAGCGCTTCGACCCACGCGAAGCCTTCCGTGCGGTTGGTCCATGGAAGATGTGGTCCGTTTGACCACACCTCGCACACGCCTGATCGCCATCAGCCATGTGCAGTTCACCAGCGGCTACGCCGCTGATCTGGATGAACTGGGAACCTATTGCCATGAACGCGGCATCGACCTTGTGGTGGACGCCGCCCAAAGCCTGGGAAGCCTCGTCATAGATCCCGCACAATGCCATATTTCGGCTCTGGCCGCTTCCGGTTGGAAATGGCTTTTCGGCCCTACGGGCACGGGGCTTTTTTATACTTCCCCGGAATTTCGACAAAAACTAGGAGATGTCCTGGTGGGCGCCGAGGCTATGGTTCAAGGCGATGATTATCTCAACCACACGTGGCAGCCTCACACCACTGCCCGTCGTTTTGAATACAGCACTTCCCCCACCATCCTGGCGGCGGCTCTTGCAGCAAGCTTGCAATCCGCCATTCTTCCGGTCGGTATTGAAACCATTCAAAAGGAAATCTTTCGCCTTCAGGACCGCATCCTTCAAAGCTTGGATGCCGAACGATACACACCCCTCGTTTTCCATCAACGACACCGGTCAGCCATTCTATCTCTCATATGCCATCGATCGCCGGAAGAGATCATGAAAGAGGCGGCATTACGCGGCGTCTTCGTCTCAGCGAGATCAGGTTACCTGCGTCTGGCCCCTCATTGGTGCACCTCGGACGAAGAAATCGATCAAGCCATGGCCGTGCTCAACAGCCTCTAG